In Methanobacterium paludis, the following proteins share a genomic window:
- a CDS encoding phosphoribosylanthranilate isomerase, whose amino-acid sequence MKIKICGMTRPEDVMKSEKSCVDLIGFINIERSKRFMEINEIKDLVSNLRDKFKAVLVIEPENSEEAIMKSKKTDIKTLQLHSLSKAEIKYIKWIDSYRKNAHERDLEIIRAVGISPGLEGSRRDAKMEEIKGFAMVCDALLFDYEVKGKSGGTGKQLPLDIVTEAAKAAKDVNNNIKIFIAGGMNAERIKNNRKMLNKVFDYVDVNSGVEDAPGIKNPDKIEDICELMVD is encoded by the coding sequence ATGAAAATCAAAATCTGTGGGATGACAAGACCGGAAGACGTCATGAAATCTGAAAAATCCTGCGTTGACCTTATAGGATTTATAAACATTGAAAGATCCAAGAGATTTATGGAGATCAACGAAATAAAAGATTTAGTTTCTAATTTAAGGGATAAATTCAAAGCAGTACTTGTAATTGAGCCTGAAAATTCTGAAGAAGCAATAATGAAGTCAAAGAAGACAGATATAAAAACATTACAACTGCATTCACTTTCAAAAGCTGAAATAAAGTATATCAAATGGATTGACAGCTACAGAAAAAATGCTCATGAAAGGGATCTGGAGATTATTCGGGCGGTGGGAATTTCCCCGGGACTTGAGGGTAGCAGAAGAGATGCTAAAATGGAAGAGATAAAAGGATTTGCAATGGTTTGTGATGCACTGCTCTTTGATTATGAAGTTAAAGGTAAAAGTGGGGGAACTGGAAAGCAACTGCCACTTGATATCGTAACTGAAGCTGCAAAAGCTGCAAAAGATGTGAATAATAATATAAAAATCTTTATTGCGGGTGGAATGAACGCAGAAAGAATTAAAAATAACCGAAAAATGTTGAATAAGGTTTTTGATTATGTTGATGTTAATTCTGGTGTTGAGGATGCCCCTGGAATTAAAAATCCGGATAAAATAGAAGATATTTGTGAATTAATGGTAGATTAA
- the trpB gene encoding tryptophan synthase subunit beta: MITKGKFGKYGGVFVPELIIPALEELEKAFLKYKDDKKFNEELEFYLREFAGRPTGLYYASNLSKKLGCKIYLKREDMLHTGAHKINNTLGQGLLAKYMGKTRLIAETGAGQHGIATAVVGAMLGIPVEVYMGSEDVERQKLNVFRMELSGAGVTPVESGSCTLKDAINEAFRDWITNVETTHYLIGSTMGPHPYPTMVKHFQSVIGREAKKQILEKEGKLPDVVIACVGGGSNSMGIFSEFIDHEEVDLIGVEGGGDGVETENTGATLCKGTEGVLHGSLSFVLQNDDGQINEASSISAGLDYPGVGPEHAYLKVTGRAKYVAVTDKEALEGFELLSKYEGIIPALESSHAVAYAIKYAKMEENKGKTIVVNLSGRGDKDMFIVAKEMGEKI; the protein is encoded by the coding sequence ATGATAACAAAAGGTAAATTTGGTAAATATGGGGGAGTTTTTGTTCCTGAACTCATCATACCTGCGCTTGAAGAACTTGAAAAGGCTTTTTTGAAGTACAAAGATGATAAAAAGTTCAATGAGGAACTGGAATTTTACCTGCGTGAGTTTGCAGGAAGGCCAACAGGCCTTTACTACGCCAGCAACTTATCAAAAAAACTTGGATGCAAAATTTACCTCAAAAGAGAGGATATGCTGCACACAGGAGCTCATAAAATAAACAACACTCTTGGACAGGGACTCCTTGCCAAGTACATGGGAAAAACGAGGTTAATTGCTGAAACTGGGGCAGGGCAGCATGGAATTGCAACTGCAGTTGTTGGGGCAATGCTTGGAATACCAGTTGAGGTTTACATGGGAAGTGAGGACGTGGAAAGGCAGAAATTGAACGTTTTCAGGATGGAACTTTCAGGTGCCGGCGTAACACCCGTTGAATCAGGATCCTGCACCCTTAAAGATGCGATAAACGAGGCGTTCAGGGACTGGATCACCAACGTTGAAACCACCCATTACCTCATAGGCTCGACAATGGGACCCCATCCTTACCCAACAATGGTTAAACATTTCCAGAGTGTTATAGGACGTGAAGCAAAGAAACAGATCTTAGAAAAAGAAGGTAAACTTCCAGATGTGGTTATAGCATGTGTTGGAGGGGGAAGCAACTCCATGGGAATATTTTCAGAGTTCATAGACCACGAAGAGGTGGATCTGATAGGTGTTGAAGGTGGTGGAGATGGAGTGGAAACTGAAAATACAGGAGCAACCCTTTGTAAAGGTACTGAGGGAGTACTTCATGGTTCACTTTCATTTGTACTTCAAAACGATGATGGCCAGATCAACGAGGCTAGTTCAATTTCAGCAGGTCTGGACTACCCTGGAGTTGGACCTGAACACGCCTACCTCAAGGTCACAGGACGTGCAAAATATGTTGCAGTAACAGACAAAGAGGCACTAGAAGGATTTGAACTGTTATCAAAATACGAAGGAATAATACCTGCCCTTGAAAGTTCCCATGCAGTTGCATATGCTATAAAATATGCTAAAATGGAAGAGAACAAGGGAAAAACCATAGTTGTG